The Paenibacillus sp. YPG26 genome includes a window with the following:
- a CDS encoding isochorismatase family protein translates to MKIKLKNWIPLVGVLSLGLALYTNSIGSPAAYAKPEVETEAKVNSAQELKKKLEEEPLTPENSVILLVDHQLGLMQGIRDIESLDEYKNNVIAMAKVAKAFNIPVILSTSVDSGPNGKILPDLPKILPNAPLIQRPGVINAYDWPEFRQALEKTGRKKVIIAAVTLETCVMFPTLEMEKDGYDVYPVVDASGSWSKLAGEAAMQRMTKAGANLTSWPSVLCELQADWRKPTAAAAAQIFHDHLATYGFLMDTHANYTQKK, encoded by the coding sequence ATGAAAATCAAGCTGAAAAATTGGATTCCCCTTGTTGGAGTATTGTCTTTAGGATTGGCTTTGTATACGAACTCAATCGGGAGCCCGGCGGCATACGCGAAGCCTGAGGTCGAGACGGAAGCCAAGGTGAACTCTGCACAGGAGCTTAAGAAGAAATTGGAGGAGGAGCCGTTAACTCCGGAGAACAGTGTCATTCTGCTGGTTGATCACCAGCTGGGTCTGATGCAGGGGATTAGAGACATCGAATCTTTGGATGAATACAAGAACAATGTCATTGCGATGGCAAAAGTGGCCAAGGCGTTCAACATTCCCGTAATCTTGAGTACAAGTGTGGACAGCGGGCCAAACGGCAAAATCCTGCCGGATCTCCCTAAAATTCTGCCAAATGCACCTTTGATCCAGCGTCCGGGTGTCATTAATGCCTATGACTGGCCTGAGTTCCGGCAGGCTCTGGAGAAGACAGGCCGTAAGAAAGTAATCATTGCTGCCGTAACTTTGGAGACCTGCGTCATGTTCCCGACACTCGAGATGGAGAAGGACGGTTATGATGTATATCCGGTTGTTGACGCATCCGGAAGCTGGAGCAAGCTTGCTGGTGAAGCGGCTATGCAGCGTATGACGAAAGCAGGAGCCAATCTGACCAGCTGGCCATCTGTTCTGTGTGAGCTGCAAGCGGACTGGAGAAAGCCGACTGCCGCAGCAGCCGCCCAAATCTTCCATGATCACCTTGCTACTTACGGCTTCCTGATGGATACACACGCCAACTATACACAGAAGAAATAA
- a CDS encoding NAD(P)-binding domain-containing protein, producing the protein MRELKKVGILGTGSMGKGLAVAFAEAGNTVCLGSREADKGKKIAELLSHCKITGGSNQDAAEQSEYVVLAMRYQKDHPVLGELKPLLADKVIIDISNPIIDVGGDIEPLWRISASESIAGELEHSKVIGAFKNTFASTLSSPYFDQMKSHVLVVGDDQQAKNEFIQMVNFMPFEALDAGPLRMARVLEGMSAMMYSFAQQASYRNKIGIRLLN; encoded by the coding sequence GTGAGAGAACTGAAGAAAGTAGGGATCCTTGGAACAGGGAGCATGGGGAAAGGGCTCGCGGTGGCGTTTGCGGAGGCGGGAAATACCGTATGTCTTGGATCAAGAGAGGCGGATAAAGGCAAGAAAATAGCGGAGCTGTTGTCACACTGCAAAATCACCGGGGGATCTAACCAGGATGCTGCCGAGCAAAGCGAATATGTGGTCCTTGCCATGAGATACCAAAAGGACCATCCCGTATTGGGGGAGTTGAAGCCGCTGTTGGCCGACAAGGTGATTATAGACATTTCCAATCCAATCATTGATGTAGGCGGAGACATTGAACCCTTATGGAGGATATCGGCATCCGAGTCTATAGCCGGAGAGTTAGAGCATTCCAAAGTGATCGGCGCGTTCAAGAATACATTTGCCAGCACGTTATCCTCACCTTACTTTGATCAAATGAAGAGCCATGTGTTAGTCGTGGGCGACGACCAACAGGCGAAGAACGAATTTATCCAGATGGTCAACTTCATGCCGTTTGAGGCGCTGGATGCGGGACCACTTCGTATGGCTCGCGTGCTCGAAGGGATGTCTGCGATGATGTACAGCTTTGCGCAGCAAGCATCTTACCGGAACAAAATAGGAATTCGGCTATTAAACTAA
- a CDS encoding helix-turn-helix transcriptional regulator: MKIGDRIRQIRLHLKMTQGQLADGISSVAYLSKVETSQVNPSQRFIEQIAERLQVSAAYLTDARKVNYDERITEICKRYWDNTYHFYGNRGAITEEDVAFLQLQAIETQTSSIYLKLFSVLIKYYSVVDYKMAEELYQLSTYRVSEQPECDEDRKYLCYYYMACGNTKFFTQEYKAYDSFYTKALSYSELLTDLEKGMLYNNISSARGATGDYITHYFMLEKSHDMFVKCQDDKRAYSTLLWMANSNFKAGKVELALSQLEKAHVYFLQEQDSRQLAYIEYRYGRIHQGTNPGVAIQHFKRSIELYIEAELEWEGITPCKRLVELYVSLKDWTNVEIYLERLETIVEEDKRPYQHLLLLHTRAGVYLQKNDEKRYEREIQKAIQYAIDGDFAVEVARFADEIAEYYHKKGAYKKASEFYQISMSSRKQQKSG, encoded by the coding sequence ATGAAGATTGGAGACAGAATCAGACAAATTCGGCTGCATCTCAAAATGACACAGGGTCAATTAGCCGATGGAATCTCATCGGTAGCCTATCTGAGCAAAGTAGAGACCAGTCAGGTTAATCCATCCCAGCGCTTCATTGAGCAGATTGCAGAGCGCCTGCAAGTCAGCGCCGCTTATCTAACGGATGCCCGCAAAGTGAACTACGATGAGCGAATAACGGAGATTTGCAAGCGTTATTGGGACAATACTTACCATTTCTATGGGAACCGGGGCGCTATTACTGAGGAAGACGTTGCTTTTTTACAGCTTCAGGCGATAGAGACTCAGACATCATCCATTTATCTGAAATTGTTCAGCGTTCTAATTAAGTATTATAGTGTCGTAGATTACAAGATGGCTGAAGAGCTGTACCAGCTCTCCACGTACAGGGTGTCGGAGCAGCCCGAGTGTGATGAAGATAGAAAGTACTTGTGCTACTACTACATGGCTTGCGGCAATACGAAGTTCTTCACCCAAGAGTACAAGGCCTATGATTCGTTCTATACGAAAGCCTTGTCTTATAGCGAACTCCTGACCGATCTGGAAAAGGGAATGCTCTACAATAATATCAGCAGCGCGAGAGGCGCGACAGGTGATTATATTACGCATTATTTCATGCTGGAGAAATCACACGACATGTTTGTGAAATGTCAGGATGACAAGAGAGCGTATAGTACGCTGCTCTGGATGGCGAACAGCAACTTCAAAGCCGGAAAAGTTGAGCTCGCCTTATCCCAGCTTGAGAAAGCCCACGTGTATTTTTTACAGGAACAGGACAGCAGGCAGCTTGCTTATATTGAATACCGGTACGGCAGAATCCATCAAGGTACGAATCCCGGGGTGGCTATTCAGCACTTCAAACGATCGATTGAGCTCTATATAGAGGCCGAGTTGGAATGGGAGGGCATTACGCCTTGCAAGCGCCTGGTGGAGCTCTATGTATCGCTGAAGGACTGGACTAATGTGGAGATCTATCTGGAGCGATTAGAGACCATTGTTGAAGAAGACAAGAGGCCTTACCAGCACTTATTGCTTCTGCATACGCGAGCAGGTGTATATCTTCAGAAGAATGACGAGAAGAGGTATGAACGTGAGATTCAGAAAGCGATTCAGTATGCAATTGATGGGGATTTTGCAGTAGAGGTTGCCAGATTCGCAGACGAAATCGCAGAATACTATCACAAGAAAGGCGCTTATAAAAAAGCGTCCGAGTTCTATCAAATCTCTATGAGCTCCCGAAAACAACAGAAAAGCGGATAG
- a CDS encoding ATP-binding protein, which yields MSRGHRAGYAVFAIVFMLAAYFVYIGVRYPAISLVLTPTSSGEWIIKEGPQEDAWAYGRLQQGDAIISLDGRPVQKHPFVVKTHRISSLINHMTIERDGERIEIPIPAFDSSHTLFKHVLYPGLIFILLFVLSLRAYQTQGRQRDTKLLISYALLVGLSYLCSAASSRYDPFGVVCIYVLFCSVPVLLLHFLYEFFSTRQARPYVPRILLTIMYGDMASWTVGVLLYVYTNLFASMSHNFEIITVLSFFVLLQLTVILFMIRNLVKSSASERTFHIYILTAQMIAYMPFLLLHALPRIVFGTSILEDNVAGYSVIAVPVIFFYLLKVKEIIDIQFVLHRLRHYGLLALWPSIALVAVMILIWQGNGNDTVKWLETFLLIYSSLVAFLYYKDYLHLRIRRYMSKKPAEATPAEQLLDRSTRIKNAADLELAMMQEIEAKLRVSSIALLESSAEGIQVKRQQGTGPESHQLESIAAMAANAQAGSFIPVDAGTCLLYGEAQGRQQLLWFGSKYNRTQLNPDEVAWLQAMLNYASILYINLRLTQDFAGQLEESITSPGRTPTWLLRLLFTISENERKRLSSDLHDSALQDQLLLYRKLESLLSSWDQDRPRREELEEIRDGMLDVVAQIRETCNELRPPFLKEMGLVEAIEQMLSQIRLRTNLAIEFQTDGFHAGLEEQQELTLYRIVQELMQNAVKHAQDATHVDLYFRSTNSSIKLVYRDNGIGMDTSKLTSSYSHMGLWGIQERVASLEGTFRLRSKPGQGLHIDIKIPLAYEERRVSVG from the coding sequence ATGAGTAGAGGCCATCGTGCAGGTTACGCGGTATTTGCTATTGTGTTCATGTTAGCAGCTTACTTTGTATATATTGGTGTCCGGTATCCAGCCATATCCCTTGTCCTTACACCGACTTCATCGGGAGAATGGATTATTAAGGAGGGACCCCAGGAAGACGCATGGGCTTACGGAAGACTTCAGCAAGGGGACGCGATCATCTCGCTTGATGGGCGTCCGGTTCAGAAGCATCCTTTTGTGGTGAAGACGCATAGAATAAGCTCGTTAATCAATCACATGACAATTGAACGTGATGGAGAGCGGATAGAAATCCCCATTCCCGCTTTTGATAGTTCTCATACCCTATTCAAACACGTTCTATACCCTGGCTTAATCTTCATCTTGTTGTTTGTGCTTAGTCTTAGGGCATACCAGACGCAAGGAAGACAAAGGGATACCAAATTACTAATAAGCTATGCGCTGCTGGTAGGACTAAGCTATTTATGCTCTGCGGCATCCTCAAGATATGACCCATTTGGGGTTGTATGCATATATGTTCTTTTTTGCTCAGTTCCCGTGCTGCTGCTGCATTTTCTATATGAATTCTTCTCCACAAGGCAGGCTCGCCCTTATGTGCCGCGTATTCTGCTCACTATTATGTATGGGGATATGGCTTCCTGGACTGTAGGGGTGCTGCTGTATGTGTACACTAACCTATTTGCCAGTATGTCGCACAACTTCGAGATCATAACTGTACTGAGCTTCTTCGTCCTTCTGCAGCTGACGGTTATCCTGTTTATGATTCGTAATTTGGTTAAAAGCAGTGCCAGTGAGCGGACCTTTCATATATACATTCTCACGGCACAGATGATTGCGTATATGCCATTTCTGCTGCTGCACGCCCTCCCGAGAATTGTATTCGGAACGAGTATTCTAGAAGATAATGTTGCCGGTTACTCGGTCATAGCCGTTCCGGTTATTTTCTTCTACTTACTCAAGGTAAAAGAAATTATCGATATCCAATTTGTCCTTCATCGTCTGCGGCACTATGGATTGCTGGCGTTATGGCCATCGATTGCACTGGTTGCCGTTATGATTCTGATCTGGCAGGGGAACGGTAATGATACAGTGAAATGGCTGGAGACCTTCCTGTTGATCTATTCTAGTCTGGTTGCCTTTCTCTATTACAAAGACTATCTCCATCTAAGGATACGACGGTATATGTCAAAGAAACCAGCTGAAGCAACTCCAGCTGAGCAGCTGCTCGACAGGTCCACCCGGATCAAGAATGCGGCCGACCTGGAGCTCGCGATGATGCAGGAGATTGAGGCGAAGCTGCGGGTGAGCTCCATTGCTCTTCTGGAGAGCTCGGCCGAAGGCATACAGGTCAAACGGCAGCAGGGAACAGGTCCGGAGAGTCACCAGCTGGAGAGCATAGCTGCAATGGCGGCGAATGCGCAGGCGGGGAGCTTTATTCCAGTGGATGCCGGAACCTGCCTGCTGTATGGAGAAGCCCAGGGCAGGCAGCAGCTCCTGTGGTTCGGGAGCAAGTACAACCGGACGCAGCTGAATCCGGACGAGGTGGCCTGGCTGCAAGCGATGCTGAATTATGCATCCATACTCTACATCAATCTACGGCTGACCCAGGACTTTGCCGGTCAGTTGGAAGAGAGCATTACCTCCCCAGGTAGGACACCAACATGGCTGCTCAGGTTGTTGTTCACCATTTCGGAGAACGAACGCAAGCGTCTAAGTTCAGATCTGCATGACAGCGCTCTGCAGGACCAATTGCTGCTCTATCGGAAGCTGGAGAGTCTGCTTAGCAGCTGGGATCAAGACAGGCCGCGGCGTGAGGAACTGGAGGAAATCCGTGACGGCATGCTGGATGTGGTTGCCCAGATTCGGGAGACGTGCAACGAGCTGCGGCCGCCATTTCTCAAAGAAATGGGTCTAGTAGAGGCCATAGAGCAGATGCTCAGTCAGATCAGACTTCGCACGAACCTGGCTATTGAGTTCCAGACCGACGGCTTCCATGCCGGGCTCGAGGAGCAGCAGGAGCTGACTTTGTACAGGATTGTACAGGAACTGATGCAGAACGCGGTCAAGCATGCACAGGATGCCACACACGTTGATTTGTATTTCCGAAGTACAAATAGCAGCATTAAGCTTGTGTACCGGGATAACGGGATCGGCATGGATACTAGCAAGCTGACATCGTCCTATTCCCACATGGGTCTGTGGGGAATTCAGGAGCGGGTAGCGAGTCTCGAAGGAACGTTCCGGCTGAGGTCCAAGCCCGGTCAAGGGCTGCATATTGATATTAAAATACCGCTGGCTTACGAGGAGCGTAGGGTCAGTGTGGGTTAA
- a CDS encoding response regulator transcription factor encodes MIRILIVDDHPSARDGTRAKLEQEQDMIVTDVCSGMEALSLIEAGERFDVMLFDLNMPVISGLELTKRVLEIHSCACILIYSGYDIAPNFNLLIEAGISGFVSKASPWGHLIQSIRYATQGDSIIPTSLLKQLRRHDIKLPGHDSNGASELTSITQKEQTILQEIALGKSNKDIANLLYMSQRNVEYHLSRIFEKLHVRSRFEAIAEAKKHGLIKNEDII; translated from the coding sequence ATGATTAGAATTCTCATTGTCGATGATCATCCATCTGCTAGAGATGGCACGAGAGCGAAGCTTGAGCAGGAGCAGGATATGATCGTTACCGACGTATGTTCAGGAATGGAAGCCCTTTCGTTGATAGAAGCCGGAGAACGGTTTGATGTCATGCTGTTTGATCTCAATATGCCGGTGATCAGTGGTCTGGAATTAACCAAGCGGGTGCTCGAAATTCACTCATGTGCGTGCATTTTAATATATAGCGGTTACGATATAGCCCCGAATTTCAATCTCCTGATTGAGGCAGGGATTAGCGGTTTTGTCAGCAAAGCATCCCCCTGGGGGCATCTTATACAATCGATCCGGTATGCCACTCAAGGGGACTCTATTATTCCGACCTCCCTATTGAAACAGCTTCGAAGACATGATATTAAATTACCTGGGCATGATTCTAACGGAGCATCTGAGCTGACCTCGATTACTCAGAAGGAACAGACTATTCTGCAGGAAATTGCATTAGGGAAAAGCAATAAAGATATTGCGAACCTGCTGTACATGAGCCAGCGCAATGTGGAATACCATCTATCACGTATATTTGAGAAATTGCATGTGCGATCCAGATTTGAAGCTATTGCTGAAGCCAAGAAGCATGGATTAATCAAGAATGAAGATATCATTTAA
- a CDS encoding LysR substrate-binding domain-containing protein produces MELKQLEYFLALCQELHFTRAAEKLGITQPSLSQQIRLLEHEIGMPLFDRIGKKTMLTEAGRALQHHGYNVFHELTQARAVISELQGLKRGTLKIGALLTVVNYLLPPTVLGFHNSYPNVELSVLGLRTGDIYTGLLQNEIDLGIVLLPMEHEDLETIPLYKETLALAVSVDHPIAQAAFVTLDILQELPSVLLPNTYFLRQLINEQCQSLAFTPQPVLEMTTMESIVTMVSKGLGVTVLPKGYLDYINNPHICTIPLENPVITTQIGVVYRKNKHLCAASRVFIEQLVSTVNTGGTAQ; encoded by the coding sequence ATGGAACTGAAGCAGTTGGAATACTTTTTGGCTTTATGTCAGGAATTGCACTTTACCCGTGCTGCCGAGAAGCTCGGTATCACCCAGCCCTCACTTAGCCAGCAGATTCGTCTGCTTGAGCACGAGATCGGCATGCCTCTCTTTGACCGTATCGGTAAGAAAACGATGCTTACTGAGGCAGGTCGAGCGCTTCAGCATCATGGATATAATGTGTTTCATGAACTCACACAGGCACGGGCAGTAATTAGCGAACTACAAGGTTTGAAAAGAGGTACGTTAAAAATTGGCGCGCTTCTGACCGTTGTCAATTACTTGCTTCCTCCAACGGTACTGGGATTCCACAACAGCTACCCCAATGTAGAGCTGTCTGTACTCGGGCTGCGAACCGGTGATATCTATACCGGATTACTGCAAAATGAAATTGATCTAGGTATTGTTTTGTTGCCGATGGAGCATGAAGATCTTGAAACCATCCCTCTTTATAAGGAAACCCTTGCCCTTGCGGTATCGGTAGATCACCCGATCGCCCAAGCAGCGTTTGTAACGCTCGATATTTTACAAGAACTGCCCTCCGTTTTATTGCCAAATACTTATTTCTTACGGCAGCTAATTAATGAACAGTGTCAATCACTGGCATTCACGCCTCAACCAGTGCTAGAAATGACCACCATGGAATCGATTGTAACCATGGTTAGCAAGGGGCTCGGTGTTACTGTCCTGCCAAAAGGTTACCTGGATTATATTAACAACCCGCATATTTGCACGATTCCACTTGAAAATCCGGTAATCACTACGCAAATTGGTGTTGTATATCGTAAAAATAAACATTTATGTGCAGCTAGTCGTGTCTTTATAGAGCAATTAGTTTCAACTGTAAATACAGGTGGCACCGCTCAATAA
- a CDS encoding MarR family winged helix-turn-helix transcriptional regulator has protein sequence MALLRIFQAIKKMTQAESDTMGLSPVQIQALLFTAHTRSDVATVGNLANMIGTTHVTAVKILNGLVRRELIKKAQKAEDRRVTLLSLTVKGKEIVNKLDNWGHLLEDALLPISEDLLRHFETALDYMVSSLQKKGHLVVSEPCLGCIYFLPNAGDKAAPHYCQMIRKYLTHEATLQECPEHTASIKVHY, from the coding sequence ATGGCCTTGTTACGGATATTTCAGGCGATTAAAAAAATGACACAGGCTGAGAGCGATACTATGGGATTATCTCCTGTACAAATCCAAGCATTACTGTTCACTGCTCACACACGAAGCGATGTGGCTACGGTGGGCAATCTCGCCAATATGATTGGTACGACTCATGTAACTGCTGTAAAAATACTCAATGGATTAGTGAGAAGGGAACTGATTAAGAAAGCGCAAAAAGCCGAAGATCGTCGAGTTACCTTGCTCTCTTTAACCGTAAAGGGAAAGGAGATCGTTAACAAGCTTGATAATTGGGGACATCTACTGGAAGATGCCCTCCTGCCTATATCGGAGGATCTGCTGCGGCATTTCGAGACAGCGCTTGACTATATGGTCTCTAGCTTGCAAAAGAAGGGGCATCTCGTTGTATCGGAACCCTGTTTAGGCTGTATTTACTTTCTCCCGAATGCCGGTGATAAAGCAGCCCCTCACTATTGCCAGATGATACGAAAGTATCTTACCCACGAAGCAACACTTCAAGAATGCCCTGAACATACTGCCTCGATCAAGGTCCATTATTGA
- a CDS encoding thioredoxin family protein encodes MSQAVFYHAGCPVCVSAEQLVVDYLDKSKVAAEIVHLGTERNRIEEAERAGVKSVPALVVDGIVYHINFGASLEDVKA; translated from the coding sequence ATGTCACAGGCAGTTTTTTATCATGCAGGTTGTCCAGTGTGTGTAAGTGCAGAGCAATTGGTGGTTGATTACTTAGACAAATCGAAAGTTGCTGCAGAGATTGTGCATCTGGGTACAGAGCGAAACCGGATTGAAGAAGCGGAGAGGGCAGGTGTTAAATCCGTTCCAGCTTTGGTGGTTGACGGAATTGTGTATCATATCAATTTTGGTGCAAGTCTTGAGGATGTAAAAGCTTAA
- the glmS gene encoding glutamine--fructose-6-phosphate transaminase (isomerizing) has translation MCGIVGYIGKRDTQSVLIDGLKKLEYRGYDSAGIAVFTSQGLQISKSIGRLANLESKLESAPLVGSAGIGHTRWATHGKPSDVNSHPHTDNSEKFSVVHNGIVENYLELKEELIGQGHVFVSETDTEVISHLVAREYDGDIVKAVQKAITYMRGAFALGVLTEYEPHKLVAVRQASPLIIGLGEGENFIGSDIPAILKYTRNVYILNDGEMAVLTQDSVELMTIEGNFISREMIHVDWDAVTAEKGGFDHFMLKEIHEQPKAYRDTIRGRVDESGRKVVLKDLNLTPERINQIQNVHIVACGTAYHAGLVGGTVIEQLVRIPVYNDVASEYRYRSPLITPDTLVIVVSQSGETADTLAALREAKANGAHVLAVTNVVGSSIARDADDVLVTLAGPEIAVASTKAYSSQLIAFYLLGLYLAQVRGTQSEDEVAHMISAIQALPEQVESMLENSDAIQAYAEQISHNQHLFFIGRGLDYAVAQEGSLKLKEISYIHSEAYAAGELKHGTLALIEDGIPVIALATQDSVLEKTVSNIKEVKARGADVMVITHEEHVASLLKSVDQAFAIPKTLPLFTPALSVIPLQLLSYYASLALGHDVDKPRNLAKSVTVE, from the coding sequence GTTTTGATCGACGGTCTGAAGAAGCTTGAGTATCGTGGGTATGACTCTGCCGGAATCGCTGTGTTCACATCGCAAGGTCTGCAGATCAGCAAATCAATTGGCCGTCTGGCTAACTTGGAGTCCAAGCTTGAATCCGCACCGCTTGTTGGTTCTGCGGGTATCGGACATACACGCTGGGCAACTCATGGTAAGCCGTCTGACGTGAATTCCCATCCTCATACAGATAACAGCGAGAAGTTCTCCGTTGTTCATAACGGAATCGTTGAGAACTATCTGGAGCTGAAAGAGGAATTGATCGGTCAAGGACACGTATTCGTGTCAGAGACAGACACTGAGGTAATCTCTCACCTGGTTGCTCGTGAATATGATGGCGATATCGTTAAAGCTGTTCAAAAAGCAATTACCTATATGCGCGGAGCGTTCGCACTTGGTGTGTTAACTGAGTATGAGCCGCATAAACTGGTAGCTGTACGTCAAGCAAGCCCGCTTATTATCGGTCTGGGAGAAGGGGAGAACTTTATCGGTTCTGATATCCCTGCTATCCTCAAGTATACACGTAATGTCTATATCCTTAATGACGGTGAAATGGCCGTTCTGACACAGGATTCTGTCGAATTGATGACAATTGAAGGGAACTTTATTTCTCGGGAAATGATTCATGTCGATTGGGATGCTGTTACAGCAGAAAAAGGCGGATTTGATCATTTCATGCTCAAAGAAATCCATGAACAGCCTAAAGCTTACCGTGATACGATCCGGGGACGTGTTGACGAGTCCGGCCGCAAGGTAGTGCTGAAGGATCTAAATCTAACACCAGAACGGATCAACCAGATTCAGAACGTTCATATCGTAGCCTGCGGAACAGCTTACCATGCTGGTCTGGTGGGTGGAACAGTAATTGAACAACTGGTTCGCATTCCGGTATATAACGATGTGGCATCAGAGTACCGCTACCGTTCACCATTGATCACTCCTGATACTTTGGTTATCGTAGTAAGCCAGTCCGGCGAGACTGCGGATACACTCGCTGCACTTCGTGAAGCGAAAGCGAACGGCGCACACGTTCTTGCCGTAACCAACGTTGTTGGCAGCTCCATCGCTCGTGACGCTGATGATGTGCTTGTAACACTGGCTGGTCCAGAGATCGCTGTAGCCTCGACTAAAGCTTACTCTTCACAGCTGATCGCGTTCTATCTGCTTGGCTTGTACCTTGCACAGGTTCGCGGCACGCAATCCGAGGACGAGGTTGCTCACATGATTTCTGCGATCCAGGCACTGCCTGAGCAGGTTGAAAGCATGCTTGAGAACTCTGACGCTATTCAAGCTTATGCAGAGCAAATTTCTCACAACCAGCACTTGTTCTTCATCGGACGCGGCCTGGATTATGCCGTTGCCCAAGAAGGTTCACTGAAGCTGAAAGAAATCTCTTATATTCACTCCGAGGCTTATGCTGCAGGTGAATTGAAGCACGGAACGCTTGCCCTGATTGAAGATGGAATTCCGGTGATTGCCCTGGCAACTCAAGACTCCGTTCTTGAGAAAACAGTGAGCAACATCAAGGAAGTGAAAGCCCGCGGTGCAGACGTAATGGTAATTACGCATGAAGAGCATGTTGCCAGCCTTCTGAAATCCGTAGATCAAGCTTTCGCGATTCCTAAGACGCTGCCGTTGTTCACACCGGCACTGTCCGTAATCCCTCTGCAATTGTTGTCCTACTATGCTTCACTGGCACTTGGCCACGATGTGGATAAACCACGTAACCTGGCGAAGAGTGTGACGGTAGAGTAA